The DNA sequence GATTCAGCTGATGCATGTGCACAAGTCTCTTTTCCTCCCAAAGCTTTCTCAGGACTAGCACTCAAGGAGGCAGAAGGAACTTCAATGATTCCCTTCTGGGCAGCATATTTAAGGACATCTGCTCGTAACACTCTCCCATCTTTACCAGTTCCACAGACTTCATTTATATCTATATCATATTGCTTTGCAAGGCTCCGAACAGGAGGTGTAGACAAAACTCCGCCTATGTTATGTGTGTTAAGCTCAGAATCTAGTGACTTAGTGTTTTCCAAACTCTCACATATCTGCTTTGGTACCTGAGATTCCTCGACGGCCATCTTTAAAAGAATCTCTCCAACCTAAGATTTAATTTAAACCTTAAATCATAAATAAGAGTTTCAATATGATTAAAACCAGAATGAGCTAATCCACAAGAGAGAAATGCTATGCTGTTACCAAATATATAAGGGAAAATTTCCCCTTACTAGTTCAATTTCTAAAGGACAATTATTTTACACTGTAACTCTCTTACACATGCGGACCTCTCCACAAATCCTCAAACCATAGGTTGTCAGGTGTAAAAATATTCTGACCTTGACGATGTCACCAGGAACATAGAGAAGCCGAGAAACTTTCCCTTGATAACGGCTTGTTATTTCGATGGTTGCTTTGTCACTTTGAACTTCACAAAGTGGCTGAAATTCGTCAACTTGATCCCCCTGCCAAAATCACAAATTAAACCTCTAACTCCACAGTCTGTTTGAAACAACCTAAGATCATATAACATACTAAATGACACTCCCATTGTACCCAAAACGAAGACCGCCAATATGCAGGGCTGCGAAAACTTCCCATTCAAATCTAACAAACCTTGCGCAAATACGTGGATCaacaatataaatatatacaaatgCATGTGTATTTATATTGTACAGGATACGTTTATGCAAAAGGTAGAAGGAATAACAGACCTCCTGCACAAACCATTTGAGTAGCTCGCATTCGGCAATGCCTTCTCCGGTTTGAGCCAACGGTACATCAACTATACCATTACCATTAACCCCTGCTGCAACATGAGCCACTGCCTCACTTGAAAACCACCTCCCATTCACATTACACGCAATTCTACGCTAAAAATTCACAACTTgcagaataaataaataaccatACAGATTACGAacaaatttaccaaaaaaatagttGAAAAGAACCaactttgaatgtaaatttaaaCAAGTTCCACAATTTTGATTACGGACCAATCATTTAATCAGAACCAAGATTAATTAGCAAGCGAGAGAGACTTACAATGGATACCTGATCGGCCAAGCAGAACCAGGCGGAAGCGGCAGTAGAGAACGCAACGAGATCGGAAGAGGAGACTCGAAACGGAGAGTGGTGGGAAGAATGCACCGCCGCCGGCGACGGAGCTGAAGAGGTGTACGGAAAGAGCCACCGGCCACCGTTGACCAAAGCACGCTTATGCCAGAGCCGCCTAGCGATCATCATCCTTTCTGGGTTTTAAAAATTACTATAATTCTGAAGTAAAAATGATCGGAGTTAGCTCTCTACCTACGAGTGACTGTATATATTCATGTTCTGCTATTTCTGAATTTGGCTCTTTGATTTTAgtttaaattaattatgattGGTTGGGATGGTTGCTGCATCAGCAGATAAGCTTTGCAATCGGCCATGCCATTTGGTCTTTTCAAGCTCTGCGCAGTGCACGATAAACATCGCTCGACAGCTGACGCGTTCGCGTGCATTTCTGATTCACTTCGATTTTccacttttgtttgtttgtttgttttctggCCAAGCCCCAAGAGGACCAAGTGAATGAATCCACAAAGCCCAAGACAGAACAAGAAAGAAGCCCAATCTAACACTTGATGAGTACCATTACCAACCAACAATGTGTATGGACTTGTAACCAATTACCAAGACTGTGTGTCAGTCTAGCCTAGCCCGTCCAGGGGTTGGTACGGTCCGGTTTGGCTCGATTTCACGCCTAAATTACAGTCAACCACCATCTCCTCTccttgctttaatttttttccaatttttttttttcaactcttcctTGAGTGGTTATCTGACTcatgcaatgacaatttcgtcatcttaaggtttttttttttttaaatctaaatGCACGCCGATCACTTTTAACATGTATATCccaataacttttattttatcttcttcaactctcAAAACCATTCTCACTTTTCTatgaggttttcaattttttttttttttgtcaataatgGATTCTCAAATCTAAATCTTCATTCTTTGAAAGGGAGGAAAAACAACATAGAAATCATCTTATAATGCTAAGATGTGAAGAGTGTCgggtgtaaaaaataaaaatgaaaacataAAATGTTTATTGTACCTAAGAGAGTGCAAGATGTGAGGATATTATGAGAATATATGTGGAGTGTAATAAGAtaaattttaactaaaaaaaagcAAATATGAAATGTATTAAGTATATGAGGtatattcaacaatat is a window from the Malus domestica chromosome 16, GDT2T_hap1 genome containing:
- the LOC103416775 gene encoding lipoamide acyltransferase component of branched-chain alpha-keto acid dehydrogenase complex, mitochondrial isoform X2, with protein sequence MMIARRLWHKRALVNGGRWLFPYTSSAPSPAAVHSSHHSPFRVSSSDLVAFSTAASAWFCLADQRRIACNVNGRWFSSEAVAHVAAGVNGNGIVDVPLAQTGEGIAECELLKWFVQEGDQVDEFQPLCEVQSDKATIEITSRYQGKVSRLLYVPGDIVKVGEILLKMAVEESQVPKQICESLENTKSLDSELNTHNIGGVLSTPPVRSLAKQYDIDINEVCGTGKDGRVLRADVLKYAAQKGIIEVPSASLSASPEKALGGKETCAHASAESGWNYEDKTVTLRGFQRRMVTSMSMAAKVPHFHYVEDIKCNALVELKNSFQSNNTDSNVKHTFLPLLVKTLSVAMSKYPLMNSSFNEELLEVILKGSHNIGIAMATPYGLVVPIIKNVQSLSILEITKELSRLQQLALENKLKPEDISGGTITLSNIGAIGGKYGSPLLNLPEVAIIAIGRIQKVPRFADDGSVYPASVMTVNIGADHRVLDGATVARFCNEWKQFIENPELLMLRMR
- the LOC103416775 gene encoding lipoamide acyltransferase component of branched-chain alpha-keto acid dehydrogenase complex, mitochondrial isoform X1; the protein is MMIARRLWHKRALVNGGRWLFPYTSSAPSPAAVHSSHHSPFRVSSSDLVAFSTAASAWFCLADQVSIRRIACNVNGRWFSSEAVAHVAAGVNGNGIVDVPLAQTGEGIAECELLKWFVQEGDQVDEFQPLCEVQSDKATIEITSRYQGKVSRLLYVPGDIVKVGEILLKMAVEESQVPKQICESLENTKSLDSELNTHNIGGVLSTPPVRSLAKQYDIDINEVCGTGKDGRVLRADVLKYAAQKGIIEVPSASLSASPEKALGGKETCAHASAESGWNYEDKTVTLRGFQRRMVTSMSMAAKVPHFHYVEDIKCNALVELKNSFQSNNTDSNVKHTFLPLLVKTLSVAMSKYPLMNSSFNEELLEVILKGSHNIGIAMATPYGLVVPIIKNVQSLSILEITKELSRLQQLALENKLKPEDISGGTITLSNIGAIGGKYGSPLLNLPEVAIIAIGRIQKVPRFADDGSVYPASVMTVNIGADHRVLDGATVARFCNEWKQFIENPELLMLRMR